The segment CCCTAGAAATGGAATGAGGAACagccgagttcaaatcctgcctcagacactgaattagcgatatgaccctgagcaagtcatttcacctctgcctgactcagtttcctcatctctacaggAGATCGAGTCTGTAAAGGGCAATGCCAACCTTTGAGCACTATATAAGTGCTGCTGTTATCAGTAATGAGAGCAGGGCCCGCTCTTACTTTTCCTTGTatgcccagagcttagcacagtgcctgcaacaCAGCACACACACAAGTGTTTGTGGAACCCCAAGCAGGAGGCCCTGAGGTTTGAGTCCCACAGACCATAAGTAACTGTGACCACAGGCAGGCATTCACAGCCTCCACGGCCTAGGCCAGAGGATCGCTATGTCTGTGCCCACCCAGGCTGGGAAGAGAAGTCAGCGCTGCTCCCAAGGTCCACAAGACACCCAGAGCAGGGCCCCTGTGACCTGCTAACACCTGACATCTCTGTCAGGCCTAGGATCACAGAACAGTTTTACTTCCACCCCCATGGGCTTGCTGGTTAATGTACCCAAGGGTGACTGACCGAGTGGTCTGACAGCAGCCCCCAGGGGTGTCTGCAGGCTTTATCAGTGGGGATCTGACCTGCACAGCCAGGCCTGGGGAAAGTCTCCCCTCCTGCCCACTTTCCTGCCCCAGAACGCTAACACTGGCAGCAGGGTGGGTAGCACTTTCTCTCTCAGCCCACGAGGTCTGGGCCATTTGCAGCCTCTTTGGCTGTGGGCACACAGAGAGACTCCCCACACTGTTGGTTAGGTTCTTGTGGGTGGTAGGAAATCAATTTTAGGTTAAATAAGGGAGAAGACTGAGTCACTCTCTCCAGCTCAGTTGGAATtggagagtgggaagggacctcagccaTCTGAAGTCCAAAGACGTCCCAACAGGTAGGAGACCTCCAAGGAGAGGGCACCCAGCCCCTCCTGGGGTGACCCATTGCTCTCTGGGATAGCATCCAGGTGACAACGGCCTACTTACCAGTCTGCCCCACCCCTGCTACCAGGACTCCAGGGTCTGCCCTCTCTCTGGGGCCAAAGAGAACAAGCTGTTCAGGATCCCCCGAGAGAGTCCTTCCTCTACTTAAAGACTCACTGCACCAGCCCCACCCTCCCCCACCACCAGTGGCCTGCTAAACCTCCCTCCAGTTCCCCCAACACATGTGGACACACGTGTGCATCAGCACAACCAGCGGCTCACAGCcagatattaaaaaataaagccaaGGAAAAACCAGCCTTGTGCTTTCCCCAGCATCTTGTCCTGTGCTGGGGCTGGGGGCTCCCCGGGGGGTGGGGGCTGTTCACCTCACCGACCCTCTCAGGGGCTCTGGTCAGTGGCTGCAGCCTGTCTTTAGCCTGCGCTCTGCATCTGGTGGAGCCGTGACCACCACCTAGCTCAGGCTAAGCACACAATCCCAGTACTCCCATAATGGCAGAGCCAGAGCCCTCCCCACTCCTCAGAAGAGCCGCTCACCTGTTCTCCAACAGAGTCATGCACACAACTTCTCGAACACCGGGGTTGTTGGCCTTTTCAATGGAACAGCCCTGCAGGTTCCAGGTGGCCAGCCTCAGCACGGGCCAGCCATCCCGGGTCCCACCAAAAGCCTCAATGGATGGCCGTGTAGAGATGAGCTGGGTCGGGCCCCCGGGGGGGAAGTCAAGGTCCTCGCTTTGGAGGCTCAGGGACGTGGGGCTAGGGTGGGGCTTGGCGGTGAAATTCAAACCCCCATTGGTGTGTGTGGAGGGAGGCCGGGACCGCTCCGCGAACACTTGGGACCGGATCTTGTCCAGGAAGCTGGAGTTAATGCCGTCCAGCCTGATGAGGTCCTCCACACTCTTGAACGGCCCGTGCTCTTGGCGGTAGTCCACTATGCCCAAAGCCACCTTCTCGGACACCCCTCGCAGGCTCATGAGCTGGGCCGGGGTGGCGGTGTTGATGTTCACCTTTGCCGTGGGGGGTGCCGTGGCCAGGTGGTACTGCTGGGGTTCCGAGTAGGGGTCGCGCCGCAGGGAGCTGGGCGAGTGCTGGGCCGAGCTGCCCTTGCTGCTCACGCAGATCTCGAACTTGACCTGCTCCAGCTTGGTGGCCCCCACGCCGCTCACCAGGGCCAGGTCCTCCACCTTCTTAAAGCCGCCGATGTACTCTCGGTACTCCACGATGCTGCGGGCCACCGGCCGGGTGACCCCGGGCAGCGTCATCAGCTCCTCCTCGGTGGCCGTGTTGATGTTGAGGCGTTCCTGGTTCACCAGGATGTTGCTGAAGTTACAGGCGGCACTGAACTTGCGGCTGTGAGAAAGGTCTGAGGGGTCCCTCGGGATGGAGCGGTGGCAACCCAGGTTACCTCCCATGGTGGGCCCCGGGAAGCAGGCACACCTTCCGCTTCGGTGGGGAGACGCTGGAGGGCACCTAGGAAGGGTAGAGTGAAACACTGAGGCAAAAGAAGGGGCTCAAGAACCCAAAGACCCGGCAGGGCTGAGAGCGTGGCCTGAGGAAGGAGCAGGAACCATCACCCACCCgaggggtggagaggagaggcTTTTCTTTGGGCCCTGGGCTGCCCGAAAGGTCAATAAAGAAGCCCTTATCAGGAGCCTGCCAGGGACTGCCAATCCATCGCCCCCAAGCCCTGGGCCAGAAATGGCAGCAGACCGGGGGAGACCCCCTCCCTTGAGGAGCCCCCAGAAGGACAGGGGAGAAGGGTCAGCCCCAGGGGGGCTAAGGCATAGGGACACAGGTGCACCCCACATATACACGCGCAGGCACTCAGGTCCAATACACAAGGATGTAAACAGCCGCCCAGAACACTCAAGGAGTGACACACAGGGATGTGCCGGAGCCATACCCACCCGAGCCCAGAGACACCCACAGGTAGAACCACTCCCACAGACTCCCCCAGGCAAACATGCACACGGGGCGGACACACAAGCGCATACAAACAAGCTCACGAGCGCCCAGGACACGGACCCCCAGACACACCGACACTCTTACAGACATACAGACCCTCACAAACAAGGACACGAGGGGCCCCGCCGCCCCCCATCACTTCCAGGCGCACACTCCTCTCTCCCCGCCTCCACTCTCCGTCCTGGGCCggccccctcccccagtcccGCCGGCCCAACTCGGCACTGAGCCCCCTCCCCCTCCGCCCCGCCCGGGACACCCACCGCTCGGGCCGCCACGGCACTAACCCAGTCGTAGCCCGAGTACAGCCGCCTCTCAGTTGAGCTCCCCGTGCCTGCCGCCGTGCTTGCCCCGCTCAGCCTCGGCAGCAGCAAAGTCCGGCGGCCGACCGGGCTcctgcctccctctcctcctcctcctcctcctcctcctcctcctcctcctcctcccccggCTCCCGCCTCCCCCTGCTCCTcgtgctctccctcctcccctgctctccccctcccccgcctCCTCCTCGCTCGGGCGCCCGGAGTCCCCGGAGCCCCCGCAGAGGCGTCCGGCGCCGGGAGCCCGCGGCCAGCCCTGCTCCCGCCTGCGTCACAGCCCGGCCCAGTCCTGGCCCCGCCGCCGGCCCCgccgccccgcccccgccgcgCCTCCGAGCTCCGGAGGGGCGGGGTCACGGTCACGGTCACAGTCACGGTCACGTCCTGAGCGGGTAGCGCGTGCCCGGCCGCCCACGCCTGGCCG is part of the Notamacropus eugenii isolate mMacEug1 chromosome 3, mMacEug1.pri_v2, whole genome shotgun sequence genome and harbors:
- the EEPD1 gene encoding endonuclease/exonuclease/phosphatase family domain-containing protein 1; translated protein: MGGNLGCHRSIPRDPSDLSHSRKFSAACNFSNILVNQERLNINTATEEELMTLPGVTRPVARSIVEYREYIGGFKKVEDLALVSGVGATKLEQVKFEICVSSKGSSAQHSPSSLRRDPYSEPQQYHLATAPPTAKVNINTATPAQLMSLRGVSEKVALGIVDYRQEHGPFKSVEDLIRLDGINSSFLDKIRSQVFAERSRPPSTHTNGGLNFTAKPHPSPTSLSLQSEDLDFPPGGPTQLISTRPSIEAFGGTRDGWPVLRLATWNLQGCSIEKANNPGVREVVCMTLLENSIKLLAVQDLSDREALEKFCTELNQPTLPSIRKWKGPRGSWRGVVSVKPSGQLPQGGPYLGFLWDAAAGIELKDAGFQEGPLASSNGKLLNPNLYLAYFKIGTNDLMLVNLCLVAPACPLGGDNPGKTPSNSHNVSPFAQTLQDMVKGEKDFVILGDFGQGPESCDYDVLRKEKFQPLVPGSTFTDISTKNPQGTKSLDNIWISKSLKKVFTGHWAVVREGLTNPWIPDNWSWGGVASSHCPVLAEFYTDKDWNRKESVPRGGSGVSLEQSEANSKHER